Proteins encoded within one genomic window of Bradyrhizobium sp. 186:
- a CDS encoding M48 family metalloprotease: MLLQIALRKKASALTALVTAAALVLSPFSAAKAQEGKGPPVLRDTETEQLLREYTRPILRAAGLEKQNIQMVILNEASFNAFVADGRRIFVNYGAILQSDTPNQIIGVLAHETGHLAGGHLSKLREQLANAQTQMIIAMLLGAGAIVAGSTRGSSSAGNNGLANAGAAAIAGPQEMIRRSLLSYQRQQEENADRAGVKFLTATQQSPKGMYETFKRFTSESLFAARGADPYLQSHPMPAERVAALQEFASSSPYWDKKDDPALQLRHDMVRAKISAFMERPETVYRRYPQSNDSMPARYARAISTYLHGDLRSALAQIDALIQVQPNNAYFYEVRGQALLESGKPAEAIPALRKAVQLSNNSPLIEMLLGQALVGTDNKAYTDDAIRILRAAVAREPEASLGYTQLAMAYGRRGDYAEADLASAQAAFLRGDNKTARELATRAKTRFAVGTPGWVKADDIVAAKPPRN, translated from the coding sequence ATGTTGCTCCAGATCGCATTGCGAAAGAAGGCCTCCGCGCTGACTGCGCTCGTCACGGCGGCCGCGCTCGTGCTGTCGCCGTTTTCGGCGGCAAAGGCGCAGGAGGGCAAAGGCCCCCCTGTCCTGCGCGACACCGAGACCGAGCAGTTGCTCCGTGAATACACGCGCCCGATCCTGCGCGCCGCGGGTCTGGAGAAGCAGAACATCCAGATGGTGATCCTCAACGAGGCCTCGTTCAACGCCTTCGTCGCCGACGGTCGCCGCATCTTCGTCAATTACGGCGCGATCCTCCAATCGGATACGCCGAACCAGATTATCGGCGTGCTCGCGCACGAGACCGGGCACCTGGCCGGCGGCCATCTTTCCAAGCTGCGCGAGCAGCTCGCCAACGCCCAGACCCAGATGATCATCGCCATGCTGCTCGGCGCCGGTGCGATCGTCGCAGGCAGCACACGCGGCAGCAGCAGCGCCGGCAACAACGGGCTTGCCAATGCCGGTGCGGCGGCGATCGCCGGACCGCAGGAGATGATCCGCCGCTCGCTGTTGTCCTACCAGCGCCAGCAGGAGGAGAACGCCGACCGCGCCGGCGTGAAATTCCTGACCGCAACCCAGCAGTCGCCGAAGGGCATGTACGAGACCTTCAAGCGCTTCACCAGCGAGAGCCTGTTCGCCGCGCGCGGCGCCGATCCCTATCTCCAGTCGCACCCGATGCCCGCCGAGCGCGTCGCCGCGCTCCAGGAGTTCGCCAGCAGCAGCCCCTATTGGGACAAGAAGGACGATCCCGCGCTCCAGCTCCGCCACGACATGGTGCGCGCCAAGATCTCGGCCTTCATGGAGCGGCCGGAGACGGTGTACCGCCGCTATCCGCAGTCGAACGACAGCATGCCGGCGCGCTATGCCCGCGCCATCAGCACCTATCTGCACGGCGACCTGCGCAGCGCGCTCGCCCAGATCGACGCGCTGATCCAGGTCCAGCCGAACAATGCGTACTTCTACGAGGTGCGCGGCCAGGCCCTCCTGGAAAGCGGCAAGCCCGCCGAGGCCATCCCTGCCCTGCGCAAGGCGGTGCAGCTTTCAAACAATTCGCCCCTCATCGAGATGTTACTTGGGCAGGCTCTGGTTGGAACCGATAATAAGGCCTACACGGACGACGCCATTCGGATTCTCCGTGCCGCGGTGGCGCGGGAGCCCGAAGCGTCGCTCGGCTATACCCAGCTCGCGATGGCCTACGGCCGGAGGGGAGACTATGCCGAGGCCGATCTGGCGTCGGCGCAGGCCGCGTTTTTGCGCGGCGACAACAAGACCGCCCGCGAGCTTGCTACGCGCGCGAAAACCCGTTTCGCAGTCGGCACGCCCGGCTGGGTCAAGGCCGACGACATCGTGGCGGCCAAGCCGCCGCGCAACTAG
- a CDS encoding DsbA family protein, with protein sequence MPSLRLLAPALFALAMFGATVPASADSFSDAQRTDIEAIVKNYLVSHPEVLEEAMAELSKRQAAAETQKHEASISQNADAIFNSPRQVVLGNKDGDVTFVEFFDYNCGYCKRAMTDMLDLMKADPKLKVVLKEFPVLSQGSVEAAQVAVAVRMQDPTGKKYLDFHQKLLGGRGAADKARALQAAKEAGLDTAKIEKDLASPEVRATIEENFKLAEAMGMNGTPSYVIGKQVVIGAIGLEGLKEKIGVARCGKATC encoded by the coding sequence ATGCCTTCGCTGCGCCTGCTTGCTCCCGCGCTGTTTGCGCTCGCCATGTTTGGCGCAACCGTGCCCGCGTCGGCCGACAGCTTCTCCGATGCCCAGCGCACCGACATCGAGGCGATCGTCAAGAACTACCTCGTCAGCCATCCCGAGGTGCTCGAGGAGGCCATGGCCGAGCTCAGCAAGCGCCAGGCCGCGGCCGAAACGCAGAAGCACGAGGCCAGCATCAGCCAGAACGCGGACGCGATCTTCAACTCGCCCCGTCAGGTCGTTCTCGGCAACAAGGACGGCGACGTCACCTTCGTCGAGTTCTTCGATTACAATTGCGGCTACTGCAAGCGCGCGATGACAGACATGCTCGACCTCATGAAGGCCGATCCCAAGCTGAAGGTCGTGCTGAAGGAGTTTCCGGTGCTGAGCCAGGGCTCGGTCGAAGCGGCGCAAGTCGCGGTCGCCGTACGCATGCAGGATCCGACCGGCAAGAAATATCTCGACTTCCACCAGAAGCTGCTCGGCGGCCGCGGCGCAGCCGACAAGGCGCGCGCGCTTCAAGCGGCCAAGGAGGCCGGCCTCGACACCGCGAAGATCGAGAAGGACCTCGCAAGCCCCGAGGTGCGCGCCACCATCGAGGAGAACTTCAAGCTCGCGGAAGCGATGGGCATGAACGGCACGCCGAGCTACGTGATCGGCAAGCAGGTCGTGATCGGCGCCATCGGCCTTGAAGGCCTGAAGGAGAAGATCGGCGTCGCCCGCTGCGGCAAGGCGACCTGCTGA
- a CDS encoding biotin transporter BioY — MWPAQTGETAGALRAVVLVALGTALMALSAKVSLPLPYVPMTLQTLVVLMIGAAYGWRLGSATMMAYLAEGAIGLPVFAGPVGGIAPLVGPTAGYLFGFIAAAFVTGWLAERGWDRSVVLLFAAMAVGHVVILAAGLGWLAFGLGLGVPKAWQVGIVPFIAASLVKNALGATLMPAARRLLDRR, encoded by the coding sequence TTGTGGCCGGCCCAAACGGGCGAGACCGCCGGCGCGCTACGTGCGGTCGTGCTGGTTGCGCTCGGCACCGCCCTGATGGCGCTGTCGGCCAAGGTCAGTCTGCCGCTGCCTTATGTGCCCATGACGTTGCAGACGCTGGTCGTGCTGATGATCGGTGCGGCTTATGGCTGGCGGCTTGGCAGCGCAACCATGATGGCCTACCTCGCTGAAGGCGCGATCGGCCTGCCGGTGTTCGCCGGCCCGGTGGGTGGAATCGCGCCGCTGGTCGGCCCGACCGCCGGCTATCTCTTTGGCTTCATTGCAGCCGCCTTCGTCACCGGCTGGCTCGCCGAGCGCGGCTGGGATCGCAGCGTGGTGTTGCTGTTTGCGGCGATGGCGGTCGGCCACGTCGTCATTCTGGCCGCCGGGCTCGGCTGGCTGGCCTTCGGCCTTGGTCTTGGCGTGCCTAAGGCCTGGCAGGTCGGCATCGTGCCGTTCATCGCCGCCTCGCTGGTCAAGAATGCGCTCGGCGCCACGCTGATGCCGGCGGCGCGCCGGCTCCTCGACCGCCGGTAA
- a CDS encoding aminotransferase class I/II-fold pyridoxal phosphate-dependent enzyme, with amino-acid sequence MHDATLRNRVGQWLVPSRRSDVPPFMVMDVMAAAARIEAAGGHVIHMEVGQPAAGAPKTAIAAAHAALEAGRIDYTSALGISSLRERIARHYRDAYGCDVSAERVVVTTGSSGGFILAFLSMFEPGDRVAVTVPGYPPYRHILTALGCEPVLIETTNETRHALTGEALLAAHRKAPVKGVLVGSPANPTGTMMSREALSSLIAAAEDAGIRFISDEIYHGLDYAFPVVTAAALSQHALVINSFSKYFCMTGWRVGWMVVPDVLVRPIERLQQNLSISVPSLSQIAAEAAFDGAAEMEEIKHGYQENRRILIEGLPKAGLTRFLPADGAFYLYADVSDFTSDSFEFAQQMLEQAHVAATPGLDFDPIHGRSFIRFSYARSPQEMREAVDRIAHWLK; translated from the coding sequence ATGCACGATGCGACATTGAGGAACCGGGTGGGGCAGTGGCTCGTGCCGTCCCGCCGCAGCGATGTTCCCCCGTTCATGGTGATGGATGTGATGGCCGCGGCGGCCCGAATCGAGGCGGCCGGAGGCCATGTCATTCACATGGAGGTCGGCCAGCCTGCGGCTGGCGCGCCCAAGACCGCGATCGCGGCCGCGCATGCGGCGCTCGAGGCGGGGCGGATCGACTATACGTCCGCGCTTGGCATCTCCTCGCTGCGTGAGCGCATCGCGCGGCATTATCGCGATGCCTATGGTTGCGACGTTAGTGCCGAGCGGGTGGTGGTGACCACCGGCTCCTCCGGCGGCTTCATCCTGGCCTTCCTGTCGATGTTCGAGCCCGGCGATCGCGTCGCCGTGACGGTGCCGGGCTATCCGCCGTACCGCCATATCCTCACCGCGCTCGGCTGCGAGCCGGTGCTGATCGAGACCACCAATGAGACGCGTCACGCCTTAACCGGCGAGGCGCTGCTCGCCGCCCATCGCAAGGCGCCCGTGAAGGGCGTGCTGGTCGGCAGCCCCGCCAATCCGACGGGAACGATGATGTCCAGGGAGGCGCTCTCTAGCCTGATCGCGGCGGCGGAAGACGCCGGCATCCGCTTCATCTCGGACGAGATCTATCACGGGCTCGACTATGCCTTTCCGGTGGTGACGGCGGCGGCGCTGTCGCAGCACGCACTCGTGATCAACTCGTTCTCGAAGTATTTTTGCATGACGGGCTGGCGCGTCGGCTGGATGGTCGTGCCGGACGTGCTGGTGCGGCCGATCGAGCGGCTCCAGCAGAACCTGTCGATCTCGGTGCCGTCGCTGTCGCAGATCGCGGCCGAAGCGGCCTTCGACGGCGCGGCCGAGATGGAGGAAATCAAGCACGGCTATCAGGAAAACCGCCGCATCCTGATCGAGGGGCTGCCCAAGGCCGGACTGACGAGATTCCTGCCTGCCGACGGCGCCTTCTACCTCTATGCCGACGTCTCGGACTTCACGTCGGACAGTTTCGAGTTCGCCCAGCAGATGCTCGAACAGGCCCATGTCGCGGCCACGCCGGGCCTCGATTTCGATCCCATCCATGGCCGCTCGTTCATACGATTCTCTTATGCGCGTTCGCCTCAGGAGATGCGCGAGGCAGTTGACCGGATCGCTCACTGGCTTAAATAG
- a CDS encoding dicarboxylate/amino acid:cation symporter has translation MTTTTTMAAAPDAPAAAAKPWYKILYVQVLIAIVLGAIVGWLWPSVATNEWIKALGDGFIKLIKMVIAPIIFCTVVSGIAHIQDAKKVGRIGVKALVYFEIVSTFALVIGLFVGNVVKPGAGFGSAAANAQAVANYAKQAEGQKSVDFILHIIPDTVVGAFATGEILQVLLFSVLFGFAIMGLGERGHTIRSFIDDAAHAVFGVISIVMRAAPIGAFGAMAYTIGKFGTGAILNLIGLIATFYATAALFVFVVLGIIARLAGFSIFKFLAYIKDELLIVLGTSSSESALPSLMEKLERLGCSKSVVGLVVPTGYSFNLDGTNIYMTLATLFIAQALGVDLTFGQQLTILIVAMLTSKGASGITGAGFITLAATLAVVDPRLVPGMAIVLGIDKFMSECRALTNLCGNGVACVIVAWWEGELDRDKLNARLSRQIDPTDLETALTTD, from the coding sequence ATGACAACAACAACAACGATGGCGGCAGCGCCGGACGCACCGGCCGCCGCCGCCAAGCCGTGGTACAAAATTCTCTACGTCCAGGTGCTGATCGCGATCGTGCTCGGCGCCATCGTCGGCTGGCTGTGGCCGTCGGTCGCCACCAACGAATGGATCAAGGCGCTCGGCGACGGCTTTATCAAGCTGATCAAGATGGTGATTGCCCCGATCATCTTCTGCACCGTGGTCTCGGGCATCGCTCATATCCAGGATGCCAAGAAGGTCGGCCGCATCGGCGTCAAGGCGCTGGTCTATTTCGAGATCGTCTCCACCTTCGCGCTGGTGATCGGTCTCTTTGTCGGCAATGTGGTGAAGCCGGGCGCGGGCTTCGGCAGCGCAGCGGCCAACGCGCAGGCGGTCGCCAACTACGCCAAGCAGGCTGAGGGCCAGAAGAGCGTCGATTTCATCCTGCACATTATCCCCGACACCGTGGTCGGCGCCTTCGCGACAGGCGAGATTTTGCAGGTGCTGCTGTTCTCGGTGCTGTTCGGCTTCGCCATCATGGGCCTCGGCGAGCGTGGCCATACCATCCGCAGCTTCATCGACGATGCCGCGCATGCGGTGTTCGGCGTCATCTCCATCGTGATGCGTGCGGCGCCGATCGGCGCGTTCGGCGCGATGGCCTATACCATCGGCAAGTTCGGCACCGGCGCGATTCTCAACCTGATCGGGCTGATCGCAACCTTCTACGCCACCGCGGCGCTGTTCGTGTTCGTCGTGCTCGGCATTATCGCGCGCCTGGCCGGTTTCTCGATCTTCAAATTCCTGGCCTACATCAAGGACGAGCTCCTGATCGTGCTCGGCACCTCGTCGTCGGAAAGCGCGCTGCCGTCATTGATGGAGAAGCTGGAACGGCTCGGCTGCTCCAAATCGGTGGTCGGCCTCGTGGTGCCCACGGGCTATTCGTTCAATCTCGACGGCACCAACATCTACATGACGCTGGCGACGCTGTTCATCGCGCAGGCGCTCGGCGTCGATCTCACCTTCGGTCAGCAGCTGACCATCCTGATCGTGGCCATGCTGACCTCGAAGGGGGCTTCCGGCATCACCGGTGCGGGCTTCATCACGCTGGCGGCAACGCTCGCCGTGGTCGATCCGCGCCTCGTGCCGGGCATGGCGATCGTGCTCGGCATCGACAAGTTCATGAGCGAATGCCGCGCGCTGACCAATCTGTGCGGCAACGGCGTTGCCTGCGTGATCGTCGCCTGGTGGGAGGGCGAGCTCGATCGCGACAAGCTCAACGCGCGTCTGAGCCGGCAGATCGATCCGACCGATCTCGAGACCGCGCTCACGACGGACTGA
- a CDS encoding tetratricopeptide repeat protein, whose translation MSHAAVDRIVLQAAEHFAAGRPDEADALCAEVLKTEPDHVPALHLAAVAAFVTDRAADGAVLLNRVFNIDPDHAPALVTLGDALAVKGQHEGAVAAFQRALCRRPNDAGLHNKLGVALGELARFDEAEAAYRRALGLDAQLTRACFNLAVVLAEQGRLAEAEDAYRAVIARELTYRGAWLNLGNVLADQNRLSEAVVAYRCALDADPDDPGLLCNLGAALYRKGLLEDAIVQYRRAIALVPDNLAALRLLGLILHEAGRLDEAAEIYRRTFALDPADHVIATNLGACLSELGALDDAIAACEHALLLRPDHAPAWTNLGIVFEKQERVEHAVAAHRCAVAADPAYAKGHANLAVALRNAGEIDEALVVSHRAVALDPEQPLAQYNHAHFLLMNGDFANGFEAYRWRRRCKTLSDGDPTFSEPEWRGEVLEGRTLLLFAEYGLGDALHFVRYLPMVAARGGTIILQVQPALASLLRRLPDVTVIARGEPLPPFDLQLPLMSLPRIFDTTLDSIPADVPYLHPDPAKLSRWRAVLADVTALKVGVVWAGNARHKGDRQRSLSAAAMLPHLLMPGVQLYSLQKEPRPEDAPVLAALGDEIIDLGPALGDFSDTAAAVAALDLVLAVDTSVAHLAGALGRPVWMLTPYALDWRWLRDREDSPWYPTMRLFRQRRPHEWDDPLLRLSAALAVLAAKAAG comes from the coding sequence GTGAGCCATGCGGCTGTAGACCGGATTGTGTTGCAGGCGGCGGAGCATTTTGCGGCGGGGCGGCCTGATGAGGCCGATGCGCTCTGCGCTGAGGTGCTGAAGACGGAGCCGGATCACGTGCCGGCGCTGCACCTTGCCGCCGTCGCCGCCTTCGTCACCGACCGCGCGGCCGACGGGGCTGTGCTTCTCAACCGCGTCTTCAACATCGATCCCGACCATGCGCCGGCGCTGGTCACACTCGGCGACGCGCTTGCGGTGAAGGGCCAGCACGAGGGCGCGGTGGCGGCGTTCCAGCGCGCACTCTGCCGGCGCCCGAACGATGCCGGCCTGCACAACAAGCTCGGCGTGGCACTCGGCGAGCTCGCGCGTTTCGACGAGGCCGAGGCCGCCTATCGCCGCGCGCTCGGGCTCGATGCGCAACTGACGCGGGCCTGCTTCAACCTCGCCGTCGTGCTGGCGGAGCAGGGACGGCTGGCCGAGGCGGAGGACGCCTATCGCGCGGTGATCGCGCGGGAGCTGACCTATCGCGGCGCCTGGCTCAATCTCGGAAATGTCCTTGCGGACCAGAACAGGCTCAGTGAGGCTGTTGTCGCCTATCGCTGCGCTCTCGACGCCGATCCTGATGATCCGGGGCTGCTGTGCAATCTCGGTGCTGCGCTCTATCGCAAGGGCCTGCTCGAGGACGCCATCGTCCAGTACCGCCGTGCGATCGCGCTCGTGCCGGATAACCTTGCGGCGCTGCGCCTGCTCGGCCTCATCCTGCACGAGGCCGGCCGCCTGGACGAGGCCGCCGAGATCTACAGGCGGACATTTGCGCTCGATCCGGCCGATCATGTGATCGCGACCAACCTCGGCGCCTGCCTCTCCGAGCTCGGCGCGCTCGACGACGCCATCGCGGCCTGCGAGCACGCGCTGCTGCTCAGACCCGATCACGCACCGGCCTGGACCAATCTCGGCATCGTCTTCGAGAAGCAGGAACGGGTGGAGCACGCGGTCGCCGCGCATCGCTGCGCGGTTGCGGCCGACCCCGCCTATGCCAAGGGCCACGCCAATCTCGCGGTCGCGTTGCGCAACGCCGGCGAGATCGACGAGGCGCTCGTGGTCTCGCATCGGGCGGTCGCGCTCGATCCGGAGCAGCCGCTTGCGCAATACAACCACGCGCACTTCCTGCTGATGAACGGCGACTTCGCCAACGGCTTCGAAGCCTATCGGTGGCGGCGCAGATGCAAGACGCTGTCGGACGGCGATCCGACCTTCAGCGAGCCGGAATGGCGGGGCGAGGTGCTCGAAGGCCGCACATTGCTGCTGTTCGCCGAATATGGCCTTGGCGATGCCCTGCACTTCGTGCGCTATCTGCCGATGGTGGCCGCGAGAGGCGGCACGATCATCTTGCAGGTGCAGCCCGCGCTGGCCTCGCTGCTGCGGCGGCTACCCGATGTCACCGTGATTGCGCGCGGTGAACCGCTGCCGCCGTTCGACCTGCAACTGCCGCTGATGAGCCTGCCGCGAATATTCGACACCACGCTCGACAGCATTCCCGCCGACGTTCCCTATCTGCATCCCGATCCCGCGAAACTGTCGCGGTGGCGGGCCGTGCTCGCCGATGTAACGGCACTGAAGGTCGGTGTGGTCTGGGCGGGCAATGCCAGACACAAGGGCGACCGGCAGCGCTCGCTATCGGCCGCGGCGATGCTGCCGCACCTCCTCATGCCGGGCGTGCAGCTCTACAGCCTGCAAAAGGAGCCGCGGCCCGAGGATGCCCCGGTGCTGGCGGCGCTCGGCGACGAAATCATCGATCTTGGGCCTGCGCTCGGCGACTTTTCTGATACGGCGGCAGCCGTCGCGGCGCTCGATCTCGTCCTCGCCGTCGATACGTCGGTCGCCCATCTCGCCGGCGCGCTCGGCCGGCCCGTGTGGATGCTCACGCCTTACGCGCTGGACTGGCGCTGGCTGCGCGATCGCGAGGACAGTCCCTGGTATCCGACCATGCGGCTGTTCCGCCAGCGCCGGCCGCATGAATGGGACGATCCGCTACTGCGCCTCTCGGCCGCGCTGGCGGTCCTCGCCGCGAAAGCCGCGGGCTAG
- a CDS encoding helix-turn-helix transcriptional regulator produces the protein MSETAAHENLLGRYLKDRRTRLDAAAFGFGGSRRRTPGLRREEVAQRANISPTWYTWLEQGRGGAPSADVLDRIARALMLTDVEREHLFLIGLGRPPEVRYQAGEGVSPRLQRVLDALETSPAIIRTATWDVVAWNRAATIVLTDYAKLPPERRNILRLIFCEPHVRAAQYDWDSVARFVVAAFRADAARAGAVSHVAEFVDELCRLSPEFAALWRDNDVRTYGEGVKHLRHPVLGPIAFEYSAFAVDGRPDLGMVVYNPVTPEDAKRIRTVLAERVD, from the coding sequence ATGAGCGAGACCGCAGCCCACGAGAACCTGCTCGGGAGGTACCTGAAGGACCGCCGCACCCGGCTCGATGCTGCGGCGTTCGGCTTCGGCGGCAGCCGCAGGCGTACGCCCGGGCTGCGGCGGGAGGAGGTGGCACAGCGCGCCAATATCAGCCCGACCTGGTACACGTGGCTGGAACAGGGGCGCGGCGGCGCGCCGTCGGCCGACGTGCTCGACCGCATCGCACGCGCCCTGATGCTGACCGATGTCGAGCGCGAGCACCTGTTCCTGATCGGCCTCGGCCGCCCGCCCGAGGTGCGCTACCAGGCGGGCGAGGGCGTTTCGCCACGGCTGCAACGCGTGCTGGATGCGCTGGAAACCAGCCCGGCCATCATCAGGACTGCGACATGGGATGTCGTCGCCTGGAATCGCGCGGCAACGATCGTGCTGACTGACTATGCAAAGCTCCCGCCGGAGCGCCGCAACATCCTCCGCCTGATCTTCTGCGAGCCGCACGTGCGCGCGGCGCAATATGACTGGGACAGCGTGGCCCGCTTCGTGGTCGCGGCCTTCCGGGCGGATGCGGCGCGCGCCGGCGCGGTCTCGCATGTCGCCGAGTTCGTCGACGAACTCTGCCGCCTCAGCCCCGAATTTGCAGCGCTGTGGCGCGACAACGACGTCCGCACCTATGGCGAGGGCGTCAAGCATTTGCGCCACCCCGTGCTCGGCCCGATTGCGTTCGAATATTCGGCCTTTGCCGTCGACGGCAGGCCCGATCTCGGCATGGTCGTCTACAATCCGGTGACGCCGGAGGATGCCAAGCGCATCAGGACCGTGCTGGCCGAGCGCGTCGACTGA
- a CDS encoding FAD-dependent oxidoreductase encodes MQSAIVLGGGMVGVGAALHLQRRGWSVTLVDRREPGRETSYGNAGMIQAEAVRPYPMPRDLATLLKIATGRTNDVRYSLSSLHRHVEPLLRYWWHSAPKRHREAIEAWARLIAYATPEHDILIREAHADNLIRRAGYRVLHRDPASFDLAIQTAEEDRREFGVNFRVLSGSELTKAEPILRDDLPGAIHWLDTWTVSDPGALVTAYAGLFARLGGTIVLGDAQTLQQTATGWSVDTDQGRIDAAAAVVTLGPWSPDLLHKFGYRIPLVRKRGYHMHYSGGSSLDLPLVDRGGGYAMGPMAKGVRITTGAELTGPDALATPVQLASAEASARELIDLGKRVEPEPWFGTRPCTPDMLPVLGPAPRHPGLWMNFGHGHQGFTLGPATGRLLAEMMSGETPSIDPTPYRPERF; translated from the coding sequence ATGCAAAGCGCGATCGTTCTCGGCGGCGGCATGGTGGGCGTGGGGGCTGCACTGCATCTCCAGCGCCGCGGCTGGTCGGTCACCCTCGTCGACCGCAGGGAGCCGGGCCGCGAGACCAGCTATGGCAATGCCGGCATGATCCAGGCAGAAGCAGTGCGGCCCTATCCGATGCCACGCGACCTGGCCACGCTGCTGAAGATCGCGACCGGCCGCACCAACGACGTGCGCTATAGCCTCTCGTCGCTCCACCGCCACGTCGAGCCGCTGCTCCGCTACTGGTGGCATTCGGCGCCGAAGCGGCATCGCGAAGCGATCGAAGCCTGGGCGCGGCTGATCGCCTATGCGACGCCCGAGCACGACATCCTCATCCGCGAAGCCCATGCCGACAATCTGATCCGCCGCGCCGGCTATCGCGTGCTGCACCGCGACCCCGCTTCATTCGACCTCGCAATCCAAACAGCGGAGGAAGACCGTCGCGAATTCGGTGTGAATTTTCGCGTGCTCTCGGGCAGTGAGCTCACAAAGGCCGAGCCGATCCTGCGCGACGATCTTCCCGGCGCGATCCACTGGCTCGACACCTGGACAGTCTCCGATCCCGGTGCCCTGGTCACGGCCTATGCTGGCCTGTTCGCGCGCCTCGGCGGCACGATTGTACTCGGCGATGCGCAGACCTTGCAGCAGACCGCGACTGGCTGGTCGGTCGACACGGACCAGGGGCGCATCGATGCCGCTGCGGCCGTCGTCACGCTCGGGCCGTGGTCGCCCGATCTCCTGCACAAGTTCGGCTATCGCATTCCGCTGGTGCGCAAGCGCGGCTACCACATGCACTATAGCGGCGGCTCGTCGCTCGATCTGCCCCTGGTCGACAGGGGGGGCGGCTATGCCATGGGTCCGATGGCCAAGGGCGTCCGCATCACCACCGGCGCGGAGCTGACCGGCCCCGATGCGCTGGCAACGCCGGTGCAGCTCGCAAGCGCCGAAGCATCGGCGCGAGAGCTGATCGACCTCGGCAAGCGCGTCGAACCGGAGCCGTGGTTCGGCACCCGCCCCTGCACGCCCGACATGCTGCCGGTGCTCGGCCCCGCACCGCGCCACCCCGGTCTCTGGATGAATTTCGGTCACGGCCACCAGGGTTTTACGCTGGGTCCCGCGACGGGACGCCTGCTCGCCGAGATGATGAGCGGCGAAACGCCGTCGATCGATCCGACGCCCTACCGGCCGGAGCGGTTCTAG
- a CDS encoding DUF1236 domain-containing protein, whose product MTNRFLVSVAALALIAGTGFANAQGTGTKDYGSGQQSQHSTQPSGERSGSMGKQESMDKQDKHDKGTVGQAGGMKDQPGAQDKSTQSDKMNKDQPGATREKSTQSEKSSTVGQSPRSDEKSKGSMSKETETKGSKDMKAQGQEDRSGMNAPGHQGSQSQTQTQTGIERSQTTTGQAGAAAKLSTEQRTQITSVIREEKVAPAANVNFNISVGTRVPREGITLHALPSRVVTIYPEWRTYKYILVKEEIVIINPDTYEIVAVLNV is encoded by the coding sequence ATGACTAATCGCTTTTTGGTCTCGGTTGCAGCCCTGGCGCTGATCGCCGGCACCGGTTTCGCCAACGCGCAAGGAACCGGAACCAAAGACTACGGGAGTGGCCAGCAGAGCCAGCACAGTACGCAGCCTTCCGGCGAGCGCAGCGGTTCAATGGGCAAGCAAGAGTCCATGGACAAGCAAGACAAGCATGACAAGGGAACGGTCGGTCAGGCCGGCGGCATGAAGGATCAGCCGGGCGCTCAAGACAAGTCAACTCAGTCCGACAAGATGAACAAGGACCAGCCGGGTGCGACGCGTGAGAAGTCGACGCAGTCGGAGAAGTCGTCGACGGTCGGCCAGAGCCCGCGGAGCGACGAGAAGTCCAAGGGTAGCATGAGCAAGGAAACCGAGACCAAGGGCAGCAAGGACATGAAGGCCCAAGGTCAGGAAGACCGCAGCGGCATGAACGCGCCGGGCCACCAGGGTTCGCAAAGCCAGACCCAGACCCAGACCGGGATCGAGCGGTCGCAGACGACGACCGGCCAGGCTGGCGCGGCCGCCAAGCTCTCGACCGAGCAGCGCACGCAGATCACCTCGGTGATCCGCGAGGAGAAGGTGGCGCCCGCGGCCAATGTGAACTTCAACATTTCGGTCGGCACCCGCGTGCCGCGCGAGGGCATCACGCTTCACGCCCTGCCGTCCCGGGTCGTGACGATCTATCCGGAGTGGCGGACCTACAAGTACATCCTGGTCAAGGAAGAAATCGTGATCATCAATCCGGACACCTACGAGATCGTGGCGGTCCTGAACGTCTAA